A DNA window from Delphinus delphis chromosome 6, mDelDel1.2, whole genome shotgun sequence contains the following coding sequences:
- the CACFD1 gene encoding calcium channel flower homolog isoform X1: protein MSGAGGTAGASVSSAPPEQEEGVTWWYRWLCRLSGVLGAVSCAISGFFNCVTIHPLNIAAGVWMIMNAFVLLLCEAPFCCQFIEFANTVAAKVDQLRSWQKAVFYCGMAVVPIVISLTLTTLLGNAVAFATGVLYGLSALGKKGDAISYARIQQQKQQADEEKLTDTLEGEL from the exons ATGAGCGGTGCGGGCGGAACGGCTGGGGCGTCCGTGAGCTCGGCGCCGCCCGAGCAGGAGGAGGGCGTGACATGGTGGTACCGCTGGCTGTGTCGCCTGTCGGGGGTGTTAGGGGCCGTCT CTTGCGCCATCTCCGGCTTCTTCAACTGCGTTACCATCCACCCTCTGAACATCGCGGCCGGCGTGTGGATGAT cATGAACGCGTTCGTCCTGCTGCTGTGCGAGGCGCCCTTCTGCTGCCAGTTCATCGAGTTTGCGAACACGGTGGCGGCGAAGGTGGACCAGCTGCGCTCCTGGCAGAAGGCCGTCTTCTACTGCGG GATGGCCGTCGTTCCCATCGTCATCAGCCTGACCCTGACCACACTGCTGGGCAACGCCGTCGCCTTCGCCACCGGAGTGCTGTACGGACTGTCTGCTCTGGGCAAGAA GGGCGACGCGATCTCCTACGCCAGGAtccagcagcagaagcagcaggcGGACGAGGAGAAGCTCACGGACACCCTGGAGGGGGAGCTGTGA
- the CACFD1 gene encoding calcium channel flower homolog isoform X2: MSGAGGTAGASVSSAPPEQEEGVTWWYRWLCRLSGVLGAVSCAISGFFNCVTIHPLNIAAGVWMIMNAFVLLLCEAPFCCQFIEFANTVAAKVDQLRSWQKAVFYCGFRRGAWCPGGPQQRPAAAAEVVVSRLSLEINMEVFISRVSSLSGGQ, encoded by the exons ATGAGCGGTGCGGGCGGAACGGCTGGGGCGTCCGTGAGCTCGGCGCCGCCCGAGCAGGAGGAGGGCGTGACATGGTGGTACCGCTGGCTGTGTCGCCTGTCGGGGGTGTTAGGGGCCGTCT CTTGCGCCATCTCCGGCTTCTTCAACTGCGTTACCATCCACCCTCTGAACATCGCGGCCGGCGTGTGGATGAT cATGAACGCGTTCGTCCTGCTGCTGTGCGAGGCGCCCTTCTGCTGCCAGTTCATCGAGTTTGCGAACACGGTGGCGGCGAAGGTGGACCAGCTGCGCTCCTGGCAGAAGGCCGTCTTCTACTGCGG CTTCCGGCGCGGTGCCTGGTGTCCAGGAGGCCCTCAGCAGCGTCCGGCAGCAGCAGCCGAAGTGGTTGTGTCTAGATTatctttagaaataaatatggAGGTTTTTATTTCAAgggtttcttccctttctggaGGCCAGTAG